The proteins below come from a single Aspergillus oryzae RIB40 DNA, chromosome 5 genomic window:
- a CDS encoding uncharacterized protein (predicted transporter (major facilitator superfamily)) yields the protein MKQIGYLRTLTAKLLCAVFSFGLLGMARGLDEGLISTTVAQPSFIHEFHLEDADLSASEKANRLSNITSMVHIGSIPGAIFAFIMCEHVGILWTMRQLCVMWAAGVIIVITAAGSIGQVYAGRFIMGLGIGQAGVVVPIYLSEVATPTLRGLMVGTFATSEYMGIMIGYFSSWGTTMHISNNSSKQWIIPQSVQIMVAGILLLSSFSCEESPRYLCKAGRFAEGTRALSRLWNLPIHDPRIQREFEGILNQLGDTPAGTSIQRLGRALKQLVTDKSNPSRLAFLAITELLSQWSGATSVTTYAPKLFSLLGETGQSQKLLCTAILGAVKFVASLICTVFLIDYTGRKRPLITGIIIQFIAMLYIAIYLTVALPSTHPIHSKAEHDAVIVAIICLYLTGVGWALGWNSIQYLINAEIFPLSVRTVGSSVLMCFHFANRFGLSKAVPSMLLEDGLRPEGTFWLFAAVTILGLLWVWMRLPETARRNLEEANILIS from the exons ATGAAGCAGATCGGTTATCTTCGAACATTGACGGCGAAGCTGTTATGTGCGGTTTTTTCCTTCGGACTCCTTGGGATGGCTCGAG GGCTGGATGAGGGCCTCATCTCGACCACAGTTGCTCAGCCGTCCTTTATTCATGAGTTCCACCTTGAGGATGCCGACCTCAGTGCATCGGAGAAAGCCAACCGGCTCTCCAACATAACCTCCATGGTTCATATCGGAAGTATTCCTGGAGCAATATTTGCCTTCATTATGTGTGAGCACGTCGGAATACTGTGGACAATGAGGCAGCTGTGTGTTATGTGGGCAGCTGGAGTAATTATTGTTATTACAGCTGCGGGGAGTATTGGTCAGGTCTATGCTGGTCGCTTCATCATGGGGTTAGGGATTGGACAAGCCGGGGTCGTCGTACCCATCTATCTCTCTGAGGTGGCTACACCGACGCTCCGCGGACTCATGGTCGGCACATTTGCTACGTCTGAGTACATGGGAATCATGATAGGA TATTTCTCAAGCTGGGGAACGACCATGCACATCTCCAACAACAGCTCAAAGCAATGGATAATCCCACAGTCTGTCCAGATAATGGTTGCTGGCATTCTTCTGCTTTCATCATTTTCCTGTGAGGAGAGTCCCCGATATCTATGCAAAGCCGGGCGCTTTGCCGAGGGTACCCGGGCTTTAAGTCGGTTGTGGAATTTACCAATACACGACCCACGCATTCAGAGGGAATTCGAAGGTATTCTTAATCAACTGGGAGACACACCAGCAGGGACAAGCATCCAGCGCTTGGGGAGGGCTCTAAAGCAACTTGTCACAGACAAATCTAACCCATCGAGATTGGCATTTTTAGCGATCACTGAGCTCCTAAGCCAGTGGTCCGGTGCCACTTCCGTTACCA CTTATGCCCCGAAGCTCTTCTCACTTCTCGGGGAGACAGGCCAGTCCCAGAAGCTCCTGTGCACCGCCATTTTAGGCGCCGTCAAGTTTGTCGCATCGCTTATCTGCACGGTATTTCTGATTGATTACACAGGGCGGAAACGCCCTCTGATTACAGGAATCATCATTCAATTTATCGCTATGCTTTACATTGCCATCTATCTAACTGTGGCACTGCCATCCACCCATCCCATCCACTCAAAAGCAGAGCACGATGCAGTCATTGTTGCCATCATCTGTCTCTATCTCACGGGGGTGGGCTGGGCCCTTGGATGGAACTCGATTCAGTATCTCATAAACGCGGAGATTTTCCCCCTATCCGTAAGGACAGTAGGGTCCAGTGTACTCATGTGCTTCCATTTCGCCAATCGATTTGGCCTATCTAAG GCTGTTCCGTCCATGTTGCTAGAGGATGGACTGCGGCCAGAGGGAACATTCTGGCTCTTTGCAGCGGTCACAATACTGGGCTTATTGTGGGTTTGGATGCGACTCCCTGAAACCGCTAGGCGGAATCTTGAAGAGGCGAACATATTGATCTCATGA